A genome region from Streptomyces pratensis includes the following:
- a CDS encoding antitoxin: protein MGFLDNLKAKLAPAKEKVGDLAQQHGGKIDQGLDKAARTVDQRTKGKYSDKIVSGTQKAKDAVDRLGHKNEGGTPPPPPAP from the coding sequence ATGGGTTTCCTGGACAACCTGAAGGCCAAGCTGGCCCCGGCCAAGGAGAAGGTCGGCGACCTCGCGCAGCAGCACGGGGGCAAGATCGACCAGGGCCTCGACAAGGCGGCCCGAACGGTCGACCAAAGGACCAAGGGCAAGTACAGCGACAAGATCGTGTCCGGTACGCAGAAGGCCAAGGACGCGGTCGACCGCCTGGGTCACAAGAACGAGGGCGGTACACCGCCCCCGCCGCCCGCACCCTGA
- a CDS encoding trypsin-like serine peptidase: MRPMRPIDTAHRGGSARRTSRVFAAAALAAVLTLTATACGPEEDGAISEPSSSTGQSSDGKVTIPEDLKDRLKEHGIDLDKWRDGEWKNWDKDKWLREAKDYVNPIIEDLWDPDRMREADKPPENPVDNDISGDEGVTDPTPAPVEAADVRTPYHDSAPESGKLLFDGPDGSMVCSATVVQDPARPGKSNMVWTAGHCVHAGKNGGWYRNIAFVPSYNNSGMSTAELESASIEDVAPYGVWWGQWAQTSEQWIDQGAATGGQGAPYDFAVLQVAPEKGSTGKSLEETVGSALPVEFDAPAVPEIDSMTATGYPAAPPFDGQKALQCADKPGRLAVFEQQPTMYRIGCTMTGGSSGGGWVANGQDGKPALVSNTSIGPVTAGWLAGPRLGKEAKGIYEAVSKKYAGQ; the protein is encoded by the coding sequence ATGCGACCCATGCGCCCGATCGATACCGCACACCGCGGGGGGAGCGCCCGTCGCACCTCTCGGGTGTTCGCCGCAGCCGCCCTTGCCGCTGTCCTGACGCTCACCGCCACCGCCTGCGGGCCGGAGGAGGACGGGGCGATCAGCGAGCCGAGCAGTTCCACCGGCCAGTCCTCCGACGGAAAGGTCACGATCCCGGAGGATCTCAAGGACCGGCTCAAGGAGCACGGGATCGACCTCGACAAGTGGAGGGACGGCGAGTGGAAGAACTGGGACAAGGACAAGTGGCTGCGTGAGGCCAAGGACTACGTCAACCCCATCATCGAGGACCTCTGGGACCCGGACCGGATGCGGGAGGCCGACAAGCCCCCGGAGAACCCGGTCGACAACGACATCTCCGGCGACGAGGGAGTGACGGACCCGACCCCGGCACCGGTCGAGGCGGCCGACGTACGGACGCCGTACCACGACAGCGCTCCGGAGTCCGGCAAGCTCCTCTTCGACGGCCCCGACGGTTCGATGGTCTGCTCGGCGACCGTGGTGCAGGACCCGGCCCGCCCCGGCAAGTCCAACATGGTGTGGACCGCCGGGCATTGCGTGCACGCGGGTAAGAACGGCGGCTGGTACCGCAACATCGCCTTCGTCCCGTCGTACAACAACAGCGGCATGTCGACGGCCGAGCTGGAGAGCGCGTCCATCGAGGACGTGGCCCCGTACGGCGTGTGGTGGGGCCAGTGGGCGCAGACCTCCGAGCAGTGGATCGACCAGGGCGCCGCGACCGGCGGCCAGGGCGCTCCGTACGACTTCGCCGTGCTGCAGGTCGCTCCGGAGAAGGGATCGACGGGCAAGTCGCTGGAGGAGACCGTCGGTTCGGCGCTGCCGGTCGAATTCGATGCCCCGGCAGTCCCCGAGATCGACAGCATGACGGCGACCGGCTATCCGGCGGCCCCGCCGTTCGACGGCCAGAAGGCCCTCCAGTGCGCTGACAAGCCGGGCCGCCTGGCCGTGTTCGAGCAGCAGCCGACGATGTACCGCATCGGCTGCACCATGACCGGTGGTTCCTCCGGTGGCGGCTGGGTCGCGAACGGCCAGGACGGCAAGCCCGCGCTCGTCTCCAACACCTCCATCGGCCCGGTGACGGCGGGCTGGCTGGCCGGCCCCCGCCTGGGCAAGGAAGCCAAGGGCATCTACGAGGCTGTCAGCAAGAAGTACGCGGGACAGTAG
- a CDS encoding M1 family metallopeptidase, with the protein MPLTSRRLRAALLATASVTLVAATLPAPAPLGIGDRLFPHLGNPGYDVLSYDISLTYKGSNTKPLDAVTTIDARTTAPLERINLDFARGDVRSVEVNGTNSDFAAAGEDLVVDAPSPVPAGAPVRITVRHTSDPSGDQANGGWVRTSDGLAMANQADAAHRVFPGNDHPSDKAYFTFRVTAPKGITVVAGGLPAGKRDHAGSSTWTYRTEHPMATELAQVSIGRSAVLHRTGPHGLPVRDVVPAADAEKLEPWLKKTPSQLAWMEEQVGPYPFETYGLLVADTETGFELETQTLSLFERSMFTGIGYPEWYVESVMVHELAHQWFGNSVSPRSWSDLWLNEGHATWYEARYAEEHAQKPMERRMREAYARSDAWRAAGGPPAHPDVPTPDHKISLFRPVVYDGSALILYALREEIGEAAFDRLERTWVRAHRNRSATTRQFTDLASTIAGRDLTAFFDGWLYGKKTPPMPGHPDWRTEATRGAGDGRSPERAPKPE; encoded by the coding sequence ATGCCGCTCACCTCCCGCCGACTGCGTGCCGCTCTGCTGGCCACCGCGTCGGTCACCCTCGTCGCCGCCACCCTGCCGGCACCTGCCCCGCTCGGCATCGGCGACCGTCTGTTCCCCCACCTCGGCAATCCGGGCTACGACGTCCTCTCCTACGACATCTCGCTCACCTACAAGGGCAGCAACACCAAGCCCCTCGACGCAGTCACCACGATCGACGCACGGACCACCGCCCCCCTGGAACGGATCAACCTCGACTTCGCGCGGGGCGACGTCCGTTCCGTCGAAGTCAACGGGACGAACTCGGATTTCGCCGCCGCGGGTGAGGACCTGGTCGTCGACGCACCCTCCCCCGTCCCGGCCGGGGCGCCCGTGCGGATCACCGTCCGGCACACGAGCGACCCCTCGGGGGACCAGGCCAACGGTGGCTGGGTCCGGACCTCGGACGGTCTCGCGATGGCCAACCAGGCCGACGCCGCACACCGGGTCTTCCCCGGCAACGACCACCCCTCCGACAAGGCGTACTTCACCTTCCGGGTGACCGCGCCGAAGGGGATCACAGTCGTTGCGGGCGGCCTCCCCGCAGGGAAGCGGGACCACGCGGGATCCAGCACCTGGACCTACCGCACCGAGCACCCGATGGCCACGGAACTGGCCCAGGTGTCCATCGGCCGCTCCGCCGTCCTGCACCGCACCGGTCCGCACGGGCTGCCGGTGCGTGACGTGGTGCCCGCGGCCGACGCCGAGAAGCTGGAGCCTTGGCTGAAGAAGACCCCGTCGCAGCTGGCGTGGATGGAGGAACAGGTCGGCCCGTACCCGTTCGAGACGTACGGACTGCTGGTCGCCGACACCGAGACGGGCTTCGAGCTGGAGACCCAGACACTCTCGCTCTTCGAACGCTCCATGTTCACCGGGATCGGATACCCGGAGTGGTACGTCGAATCGGTCATGGTGCACGAGCTCGCCCATCAGTGGTTCGGCAACAGCGTCTCCCCGCGGTCCTGGTCCGATCTGTGGCTCAACGAAGGACACGCCACCTGGTACGAGGCCCGCTACGCCGAGGAACACGCGCAGAAGCCCATGGAACGCCGGATGCGTGAGGCCTACGCCCGCTCCGACGCCTGGCGCGCCGCGGGCGGCCCGCCCGCCCACCCGGACGTCCCTACCCCCGACCACAAGATCAGCTTGTTCAGGCCGGTCGTGTACGACGGCAGCGCACTCATCCTGTACGCGCTGCGTGAGGAGATCGGTGAGGCTGCTTTCGACCGCCTGGAGCGGACCTGGGTGCGAGCCCACCGGAACCGGTCGGCGACCACCCGGCAGTTCACCGACCTGGCGTCGACGATCGCGGGACGGGACCTGACGGCGTTCTTCGACGGCTGGCTGTACGGGAAGAAGACACCGCCGATGCCGGGGCACCCGGACTGGCGCACCGAGGCCACCCGCGGCGCCGGGGACGGTCGGAGCCCCGAGCGGGCACCGAAACCCGAGTGA
- the hflX gene encoding GTPase HflX, with the protein MTSSSSLPQDAQDAQSATETNSESLTESLRADALMEEDVAWSHEIDGERDGDQLDRSERAALRRVAGLSTELEDVTEVEYRQLRLERVVLVGVWTSGTVHDAEISLAELAALAETAGAQVLDAVFQRRDKPDPATYIGSGKALELRDIVLESGADTVVCDGELSPGQLIHLEDVVKVKVVDRTALILDIFAQHAKSREGKAQVSLAQMQYMLPRLRGWGQSLSRQMGGGGSSGGGGMATRGPGETKIETDRRRIREKMAKMRREIAEMKTGREIKRQERKRNKVPSVAIAGYTNAGKSSLLNRLTGAGVLVENALFATLDPTVRRAETPSGRTYTLADTVGFVRHLPHHLVEAFRSTMEEVGDADLILHVVDGSHPVPEEQLAAVRQVIREVGAVDVPEIVVINKADAADPLVLQRLLRTEKHAIAVSARTGAGVDELLALIDAELPRPSVEIEALVPYTQGGLVSRVYAEGEVISEEHTPEGTLLKARVHEQLGADLAVFAPVAH; encoded by the coding sequence ATGACCTCCTCTTCCTCCCTTCCCCAGGACGCGCAGGACGCGCAGAGCGCCACGGAAACCAACTCCGAGAGCCTCACCGAGAGCCTTCGGGCCGACGCCCTGATGGAAGAGGACGTCGCCTGGAGCCACGAGATCGACGGAGAGCGGGACGGCGACCAGCTCGACCGTTCCGAACGCGCGGCGCTGCGCCGTGTGGCGGGCCTCTCCACCGAGCTCGAGGACGTCACCGAGGTCGAGTACCGACAGCTGCGCCTGGAGCGCGTGGTCCTGGTCGGTGTCTGGACATCGGGGACGGTCCACGATGCGGAGATCTCGCTCGCGGAGCTCGCGGCACTCGCCGAGACGGCGGGCGCCCAGGTGCTCGACGCCGTGTTCCAGCGGCGAGACAAGCCGGACCCGGCCACCTACATCGGCTCGGGCAAGGCGCTGGAGCTGCGCGACATCGTTCTCGAGTCGGGGGCCGACACCGTCGTCTGCGACGGTGAGCTCAGCCCCGGCCAGCTCATCCACCTGGAGGACGTCGTCAAGGTCAAGGTGGTCGACAGGACCGCCCTGATCCTCGACATCTTCGCCCAGCACGCCAAGTCGCGTGAGGGCAAGGCCCAGGTGTCGCTGGCACAGATGCAGTACATGCTGCCGCGCCTGCGCGGCTGGGGTCAGTCCCTGTCCCGGCAGATGGGTGGCGGCGGTTCCAGCGGCGGTGGCGGCATGGCCACGCGTGGTCCCGGTGAGACCAAGATCGAGACGGACCGTCGACGGATCCGCGAGAAGATGGCGAAGATGCGCCGGGAGATCGCGGAGATGAAGACCGGCCGGGAGATCAAGCGCCAGGAACGCAAGCGCAACAAGGTGCCCTCCGTGGCGATCGCCGGTTACACCAACGCCGGGAAGTCCTCGCTGCTCAACCGGCTGACCGGCGCGGGCGTCCTCGTGGAGAACGCCCTCTTCGCGACCCTCGACCCGACCGTGCGCCGGGCCGAGACCCCCAGTGGCCGGACCTACACCCTGGCCGACACCGTCGGATTCGTGCGGCATCTGCCCCACCACCTGGTCGAGGCGTTCCGCTCGACCATGGAGGAGGTCGGTGACGCCGACCTGATCCTGCACGTGGTGGACGGATCCCACCCGGTGCCGGAGGAGCAGCTCGCCGCCGTGCGTCAGGTGATCAGGGAGGTCGGCGCGGTCGACGTACCCGAGATCGTGGTGATCAACAAGGCGGACGCGGCCGACCCGCTCGTCCTGCAGCGACTGCTGCGCACCGAGAAGCACGCGATCGCGGTTTCCGCGCGGACCGGTGCAGGCGTCGACGAGCTGCTCGCGCTCATCGACGCCGAGTTGCCGCGGCCGTCCGTGGAGATCGAGGCGCTCGTGCCCTACACCCAGGGCGGGCTCGTCTCGCGGGTGTATGCCGAGGGCGAGGTGATCTCCGAGGAGCACACGCCGGAGGGCACGCTGCTCAAGGCACGGGTCCACGAGCAGCTCGGAGCCGACCTGGCGGTCTTCGCACCGGTGGCTCACTGA
- the miaA gene encoding tRNA (adenosine(37)-N6)-dimethylallyltransferase MiaA codes for MRRPAPTPRVITVVGPTAAGKSDLGVFLAQQLGGEVVNADSMQLYRGMDIGTAKLTPPERAGVPHRLLDIWDVTEAASVAEYQRLARAEIDRLLAEGRTPVLVGGSGLYVKGAIDALEFPGTDPDVRARLEQELTERGSGALHARLAVADPQAARAILASNGRRIVRALEVIEITGKPFTANLPGDEAVYDSLQIGVDVGRPELDERIRTRVDRMWEAGLVDEVRDLEARGLREGLTASRALGYQQVLAALAGECTEEEARTETVRATKRFARRQDSWFRRDPRVRWLSGSEEDRGELPHRALTLVERAVTA; via the coding sequence GTGAGAAGACCAGCTCCCACCCCCCGCGTCATCACCGTCGTCGGTCCCACCGCGGCCGGTAAGTCCGATCTGGGAGTGTTCCTCGCCCAGCAGCTCGGTGGTGAAGTGGTCAACGCCGACTCCATGCAGCTCTACAGGGGCATGGACATCGGTACCGCGAAGCTGACTCCTCCCGAGCGTGCCGGTGTCCCCCACCGGCTGCTGGACATCTGGGACGTCACCGAGGCCGCGAGCGTCGCCGAATACCAGCGGCTCGCCCGCGCCGAGATCGACCGGCTGCTGGCCGAAGGGCGTACTCCCGTCCTGGTGGGCGGCTCAGGTCTCTATGTGAAGGGCGCGATCGACGCCCTCGAGTTCCCCGGTACGGACCCGGACGTACGCGCCAGGCTCGAACAGGAGCTGACCGAGCGTGGCTCCGGGGCCCTCCACGCCAGGCTCGCCGTCGCGGACCCCCAGGCCGCCCGCGCCATCCTGGCTAGCAACGGCCGCCGGATCGTCCGCGCCCTGGAGGTCATCGAGATCACGGGCAAGCCCTTCACGGCGAACCTCCCGGGCGACGAAGCGGTCTACGACTCCCTCCAGATCGGTGTGGACGTCGGACGCCCCGAACTCGACGAACGGATCCGCACGCGCGTGGACCGGATGTGGGAGGCGGGGCTCGTGGACGAGGTCCGAGACCTGGAGGCGCGCGGACTGCGCGAGGGGCTCACAGCCTCGCGTGCGCTCGGTTACCAGCAGGTGCTCGCGGCGCTCGCGGGGGAGTGCACCGAGGAGGAGGCGCGCACGGAGACCGTACGCGCCACCAAACGCTTCGCGCGCCGCCAGGACTCATGGTTCCGGCGCGACCCGCGCGTGCGGTGGCTGAGTGGTTCCGAGGAAGACCGCGGGGAACTCCCGCACCGGGCGCTGACGTTGGTCGAACGAGCGGTTACAGCCTGA
- the dapF gene encoding diaminopimelate epimerase, protein MSTSQITFLKGHGTENDFVIVPDPDNALDLPVPVVARLCDRRAGIGGDGLLHVVRSAGHPEARDMAEEAEWFMDYRNADGSIAEMCGNGVRVFARFLQHAGLVAEGDLAIATRGGVKRVHIAKDGDVTVSMGQAVLPEDGVTVTVAGRSWEARNVNMGNPHAVAFVEDLAHAGELYSVPPFSPQSVYPDGVNIEFVADRGPRHVAMRVHERGSGETRSCGTGACAVAVAAARRDGLDPAQTGAPATYTVDLPGGTLVITEYPDGGIDMTGPAVIVAEGVIDPAWLETVIG, encoded by the coding sequence GTGAGCACTTCGCAGATCACCTTCCTCAAGGGCCACGGCACCGAGAACGACTTCGTGATCGTTCCCGACCCGGACAACGCCCTCGACCTGCCGGTTCCCGTAGTCGCCCGGCTCTGCGACCGCCGGGCGGGCATCGGCGGCGACGGGCTGCTGCACGTCGTGCGGTCGGCGGGGCATCCTGAGGCGCGGGACATGGCCGAGGAGGCCGAGTGGTTCATGGACTACCGCAACGCCGACGGTTCGATCGCCGAGATGTGCGGGAACGGGGTGCGCGTCTTCGCCCGCTTCCTGCAGCATGCCGGGCTCGTCGCCGAAGGTGACCTGGCCATCGCGACCAGGGGTGGGGTCAAGCGGGTCCACATCGCCAAGGACGGCGACGTCACCGTCTCCATGGGGCAGGCCGTACTGCCGGAGGACGGTGTCACGGTCACCGTGGCCGGCCGCAGCTGGGAGGCCCGCAACGTCAACATGGGCAATCCGCACGCCGTCGCGTTCGTCGAGGACCTCGCACACGCCGGGGAGCTCTACTCCGTACCGCCGTTCAGCCCGCAGTCCGTCTACCCGGACGGAGTCAACATCGAGTTCGTCGCGGACCGCGGGCCCCGGCACGTCGCGATGCGCGTCCACGAGCGCGGATCGGGCGAGACCCGGTCCTGCGGCACCGGCGCCTGTGCGGTGGCCGTCGCCGCCGCCCGCAGGGACGGCCTGGACCCCGCGCAGACCGGAGCCCCGGCCACGTACACGGTGGACCTGCCCGGCGGCACCCTGGTGATCACCGAATACCCGGACGGCGGGATCGACATGACCGGGCCCGCCGTGATCGTCGCGGAAGGCGTCATCGACCCCGCCTGGCTCGAAACGGTGATCGGTTAG
- a CDS encoding RelA/SpoT family protein gives MSAEATNPGAPLRKRGRPRIDLRRLGRVALLGPVSRDRLPDAIGHVAEAHRAHYPDADLTILRKAYVLAESSHRGQMRKSGEPYITHPLAVTLILAELGAETTTLTASLLHDTVEDTEVTLDQVREEFGDEVCYLVDGVTKLEKVDYGAAAEPETFRKMLVATGNDVRVMSIKLADRLHNMRTLGVMRPEKQARIAKVTRDVLIPLAERLGVQALKTELEDLVFAILHPEEYERTQTLISARSGAQNPLTEIADSVRSTLRDAGISAEVLIRPRHFVSVHRVRMKRGEMRGTDFGRLLVLVGEDADCYAVLGELHTCFTPVISEFKDFIAAPKFNLYQSLHTAVVGPEGAVAEVLIRTHRMHKVAEAGVVALGNPYTQDGTTAAHQAEPADGERADPTRPGWLSRLLEWQESATDSDTFWATLRADLAQDREITVFRTDGGTLGLPAGASCIDAAYAQYGDEAHGCIGARVNGRLATLSTALNDGDTVQLLLAQDASSGPSPEWLDHARTPAARIAITAWLDAHPDGVQGPNKSRSDAPRPQAQSADDASSSRGRTVGRAPSVAVDTPGAPVRLAGCCTPVPPDAIIGFTVRGGAVTVHREECPAVARMREIGRAAVGARWSDPGDWSGTADYRVTLVAESFGRPRLLADLTEAIATADAAIVSATVEPPSEQRVRHTYTLQLPDAAGLPGLMRAMRDVPGVYDVSRAQQPAATG, from the coding sequence ATGAGTGCAGAGGCCACCAATCCAGGTGCTCCCCTTCGCAAGCGCGGTCGTCCACGGATCGATCTGCGCAGGCTGGGCCGAGTCGCCCTGCTCGGGCCGGTCTCCCGTGACCGGCTGCCCGATGCCATCGGGCATGTCGCGGAGGCCCACCGCGCGCACTACCCGGACGCCGACCTGACCATCCTGCGCAAGGCCTATGTACTCGCCGAGTCCTCCCATCGCGGACAGATGCGCAAGAGCGGCGAGCCTTACATCACCCATCCGCTGGCCGTCACCCTGATCCTCGCCGAACTCGGCGCGGAGACGACGACCCTGACGGCCTCGCTCCTCCACGACACCGTCGAGGACACCGAGGTGACCCTCGATCAGGTGAGGGAGGAGTTCGGTGACGAGGTCTGCTATCTGGTCGACGGCGTGACCAAGCTCGAGAAGGTCGACTACGGGGCCGCGGCCGAGCCCGAGACCTTCCGCAAGATGCTCGTCGCCACCGGGAACGACGTGCGCGTCATGTCGATCAAACTGGCAGACCGGCTCCACAACATGCGGACCCTCGGCGTCATGCGGCCGGAGAAGCAGGCCAGGATCGCCAAGGTCACGCGGGACGTGCTCATCCCTCTCGCGGAACGCCTCGGCGTGCAGGCTCTCAAGACGGAGCTGGAGGACCTGGTCTTCGCGATCCTGCATCCGGAGGAGTACGAGCGCACCCAGACCCTGATCTCTGCTCGGAGCGGCGCGCAGAACCCGCTCACGGAGATCGCCGACAGCGTCAGATCGACTCTGCGGGACGCCGGCATCAGCGCCGAAGTACTCATCAGACCGCGTCACTTCGTATCGGTGCACCGGGTGAGGATGAAACGCGGAGAGATGCGGGGCACCGACTTCGGACGGCTGCTGGTGCTGGTCGGGGAGGACGCCGACTGTTACGCCGTCCTGGGCGAACTGCACACCTGTTTCACCCCGGTGATCTCCGAGTTCAAGGACTTCATCGCGGCCCCCAAGTTCAATCTCTACCAGTCGCTGCACACGGCGGTCGTCGGCCCGGAGGGCGCGGTCGCCGAAGTCCTCATCCGCACGCACCGGATGCACAAGGTCGCCGAGGCGGGCGTCGTCGCTCTCGGCAACCCGTACACACAGGACGGCACCACCGCGGCGCACCAGGCCGAGCCCGCAGACGGAGAGCGCGCCGACCCGACCAGACCCGGCTGGCTCTCCCGCCTCCTGGAATGGCAGGAATCGGCAACCGACTCCGACACGTTCTGGGCCACGCTGCGCGCCGACCTCGCACAGGACCGGGAGATCACGGTCTTCCGCACCGACGGCGGGACGCTCGGGCTGCCGGCGGGCGCGAGCTGCATCGACGCCGCCTACGCGCAGTACGGCGACGAGGCCCACGGCTGTATCGGAGCCCGCGTCAACGGCCGGCTCGCCACACTGAGCACGGCACTCAACGACGGCGACACGGTGCAGCTGCTGCTCGCGCAGGACGCCTCGTCCGGTCCCTCCCCGGAGTGGCTCGACCACGCGCGTACCCCCGCCGCCCGGATCGCGATCACGGCATGGCTCGATGCCCATCCGGACGGTGTGCAGGGACCGAACAAGAGCAGGTCCGACGCCCCCAGGCCGCAGGCCCAGTCCGCCGACGACGCGTCGAGCAGCAGGGGGAGGACCGTGGGCCGGGCTCCGAGCGTGGCCGTGGACACGCCGGGTGCGCCGGTCCGGCTCGCCGGCTGCTGCACCCCGGTCCCGCCCGACGCCATCATCGGTTTCACGGTGCGCGGCGGAGCCGTCACCGTGCACCGAGAGGAGTGCCCGGCCGTTGCCCGCATGCGGGAGATCGGCCGGGCGGCCGTCGGGGCACGCTGGAGCGACCCGGGCGACTGGAGCGGCACCGCCGACTACCGGGTCACCCTCGTCGCCGAGTCCTTCGGGCGGCCCCGGCTCCTCGCCGATCTCACCGAGGCCATCGCGACCGCGGACGCGGCCATCGTGTCCGCGACCGTCGAGCCGCCCAGCGAGCAGCGTGTCCGGCACACGTACACCCTTCAGCTACCGGACGCGGCCGGGCTGCCGGGCCTGATGCGGGCCATGCGGGATGTACCCGGCGTCTACGACGTGAGCCGCGCCCAGCAGCCGGCCGCCACGGGCTGA